Proteins encoded within one genomic window of Episyrphus balteatus chromosome 1, idEpiBalt1.1, whole genome shotgun sequence:
- the LOC129906925 gene encoding uncharacterized protein LOC129906925 produces MNTTIAGIYAKRSVEVTAAGLGFASRSQYREEESPVTTFFHINFYFLSHLLIFLNLFLLSFSFFPFCFLFFSFSLFSFRTETYKQSNEFFIDTKMEKATKLQLTEEEENLLLDPFANLDMEDGASAIDVDDSASMISSVASSNFSNSSRRSRISTCKRTIRRLGKLDWGQMSEEDRMRLHNARAFMDREGLGKARLSPNPPSSKGPSIKTVMGPPAPLVSKQGNGDIPSTSGAIASTADEQSSGREKTDLIVRTHVVASDSSSAKKVVSSGGASVKADGKGTNGEGTDKMGCKDNLVGHSPQVTQNTTIKSVTEGTGLMGCKDNLVGRSPQVTQITTIKSVTEGTGKMGCKDNLVGRSPQVTQNTTIKSVNVNRNLSSAKSVLPPGGTTGKVGELDNTVEGKGKVGCEANLVGRSPQDNRNTTTEPDPANQSINSTFQSLATVIHKKTRARALDENEIRRRQNRNAERIVRRFAKRSPESLTAKERVALDKSNQRLRAAAEQGTAGTPSTSKRARNDANSPTSSSPNKTKKKRRTSQVSVKGHHVAIADYGKPSRKLTEDEWHLLELRILEQVNEAIVKSWTVPLFGNLKTVHGFKVMHCENDMTLEWLREFIQKTSAPWQGAELRLIDVKEIKDLNRPLGRLLVKGPTLPNERLERYILSLNSDLLSREWEVVKNERTDDGTEVVVRLSHKSLPLLRKADFKIRVGITRCKLRLIRNDRKQ; encoded by the exons ATGAATACAACCATAGCGGGGATATACGCTAAACGGTCGGTAGAAGTCACGGCTGCCGGCTTAGGCTTTGCTTCGCGGTCTCAATACCGAGAGGAGGAGTCGCCagtgacaacattttttcatattaacttttactttttatctCACCTGCTTATATTTCtaaatctttttcttttatctttttcttttttccctttttgttttcttttcttttctttttctttattttccttTAGAACTGAAACATATAAGCAGAGTaacgaattttttattgataccAAAATGGAAAAAGCAACGAAACTTCAGCTAACTGAGGAGGAGGAGAATTTACTTCTCGATCCGTTCGCAAATCTGGACATGGAGGACGGAGCCAGCGCGATAGACGTCGATGATAGTGCCAGCATGATATCATCCGTTGCGAGCTCCAACTTCTCGAACTCGTCAAGGCGGAGTAGAATCTCTACCTGTAAGAGAACAATCCGGAGGTTAGGAAAGCTGGACTGGGGCCAGATGTCCGAGGAAGATAGAATGAGGCTGCACAATGCTCGTGCCTTCATGGACAGGGAGGGCTTGGGAAAAGCTAGACTTTCACCAAACCCCCCCTCTTCAAAAGGTCCGAGTATTAAGACCGTGATGGGACCACCTGCTCCCCTTGTTTCAAAACAAGGGAACGGGGACATCCCATCTACGTCAGGTGCTATCGCCTCGACAGCAGATGAGCAATCGTCTGGAAGGGAGAAAACGGACCTGATCGTGAGGACACACGTCGTTGCGTCTGACAGCTCATCAGCCAAAAAAGTCGTATCGTCTGGCGGTGCGAGTGTTAAAGCAGATGGGAAAGGCACAAATGGTGAGGGGACGGATAAGATGGGGTGCAAGGATAACTTGGTGGGCCATAGCCCACAGGTTACCCAAAACACCACCATCAAATCTGTAACCGAGGGGACGGGTTTAATGGGGTGCAAGGATAACTTGGTGGGCCGTAGCCCACAGGTTACCCAAATCACCACCATCAAATCTGTAACCGAGGGGACGGGTAAGATGGGGTGCAAGGATAACTTGGTGGGCCGTAGCCCACAGGTTACCCAAAACACCACCATCAAATCTGTAAACGTAAACCGTAACCTTTCTTCTGCCAAATCAGTCCTACCGCCTGGTGGTACGACTGGTAAAGTTGGTGAGTTAGACAATACTGTCGAGGGAAAAGGTAAGGTGGGGTGCGAAGCTAACTTGGTGGGCCGTAGCCCACAAGATAACCGAAACACTACCACCGAACCCGATCCCGCAAACCAATCGATCAATTCGACGTTCCAGAGCCTAGCTACGGTCATACACAAAAAGACCAGGGCTAGAGCATTAGATGAGAATGAGATTCGTCGCCGTCAGAATCGTAACGCTGAGAGGATTGTCCGTCGCTTTGCCAAAAGGTCTCCCGAGTCCCTTACGGCAAAAGAGCGAGTAGCACTGGACAAATCAAATCAACGTTTACGTGCAGCGGCAGAACAGGGAACTGCGGGCACTCCTAGCACCTCCAAAAGAGCTAGGAACGATGCCAATTCACCCACCAGCTCTTCACCTAATAAGACGAAGAAGAAGCGCAGAACCTCTCAGGTTAGCGTAAAAGGCCACCATGTCGCCATAGCCGATTATGGTAAGCCTTCACGCAAACTGACTGAAGACGAATGGCATCTCCTTGAACTAAGGATCCTGGAGCAAGTCAATGAGGCTATCGTCAAGAGCTGGACGGTTCCACTCTTCGGTAACCTTAAGACTGTCCATGGTTTCAAAGTGATGCATTGTGAGAATGATATGACTCTCGAATGGCTTCGGGAGTTCATACAAAAAACGTCAGCTCCATGGCAAGGCGCCGAATTGCGTCTGATCGACGTAAAGGAGATAAAAGATCTCAACAGACCTCTTGGAAGGCTGTTAGTCAAAGGCCCGACCCTTCCCAACGAACGGCTTGAGAGATACATCCTATCTTTGAATAGTGATCTCTTGAGCAGAGAGTGGGAAGTGGTCAAGAATGAAAGAACGGATGATGGCACCGAAGTGGTGGTAAGATTGAGCCACAAATCTTTACCACTCCTGAGGAAGGCTGACTTCAAGATACGCGTTGGAATCACTAGGTGCAAACTTAGGTTGATTCGCAACGATAGAAAACAG TAA